The Chryseolinea soli nucleotide sequence ACGCTAAACCTCTGGCGCAGGCCCCTTCCACAAGTGTTGAAGGAATACATCATGGACCCCATCGGTGCATCGCCATCGTGGCGGTGGATGGGCTATGAAAATTCGTGGGTGGTTTTGGATGGACAATTGGTGCAGGCCGTGGGTGGCGGAGGCCACTGGGGCGGAGGCATGTTCATCAACGCCAGGGATATGGCACGGTTCGGCTACCTGACTTTGCGCAGGGGAAAATGGAAAAACACACAACTGTTGTCTGACAAATGGGTGACCTGGGCCCTCACACCCACACCGGCGCAACCCACTTATGGTTTCATGAATTGGTTTTTGAATACCGACAAAAAATATCTTCCAAGCGCTCCTGCTACGGCATTTGCTCACATTGGCAACGGCACCAACATGATCTATGTTGACCCCGAACACGACCTGGTGGTGGTGACCCGGTGGATCGACAACGCTGCGCTCGATGGCTTCGTGCAACGCATACTCGAAGCCGTAGAAAAATAAAACGCCCGAACTCGAAGTAGCAACCCGAGTGCTTCCTGAACAATGCCCGTGGACCGGTCGTTAATAACAAAAAAACACCCATGCCCGAGCTGCCGGAAGTAGAAAGTTTCAAACGCTATTTTGACAAAACATCCCTGGGTCAAAAAATAAAACACGTCCGGCTCGCCGCTCCGGGAATGCTTTTTCATTCCACAGAAAAAGACGTATTGGATAACCTGGAAGGTAACACGTTCACAGAAACCCGGCGACATGGAAAGTTTTTCTTTGCGCTCCTCAAGCGCAACGGCGCACTCATGCTACACTTCGGTATGACGGGAGACCTGGTGTATTATAAACCCGACAAAAACTCGCTTACACGTTTTGCCCTCCTCATCGAATTTGCGAACGGAAAAAATCTGGCCTTTCAGGACACCCGCAAGTTGGGGATGATCGGTTGGGTCGACGATGTCGACGCCTTCATCCAACGCCAGGGCTATGGAGAAGATGCTTTAAAAATATCGGAGAAGGAATTCGTGGCATCACTTCGGAAGCGAAAGACCGCGATCAAAACGGCGATCATGAACCAGCGTGTTGTTGCGGGAGTGGGGAATGAGTATTCGGATGAAATTCTTTTCCGGGCACGCATTCACCCGGAGAGTCCGGCGAACGCCTTGCGAGAAGCGCAATTGAAAGAGATCCATTCCCACATGAAATCCGTTCTGAAGGTAGCCGTAAAAAAACGAGCCGATCAGAAAGAAATGTCTGAATTCTTCTTTTTGGAAAACCGGAAGGCGGGATTGAAATGCCCTGAAGGATGCAAGGGCTTTACGGAGTTTAAGACGATTGGCGGACGTTCGGCTTATTTCTGTCCGGCGTGTCAAAAACTTTATACGCAGCGCCCGTCAAACCGACAGGCGCTACGCAAAAGCATCAGGAAGTGAGTTGAATTTCTTCGCCTTCCCGGTTAAGGAATTTGTATTCGGTAATGGCCATGGAAGTATCCTTCACCATTTTCACCCAGCGCTTGTATTTGAAATACCAACGCATGCGTTCGGAAATGAAACCGTTGGTGAAGTAGGCATACAAATACGGGTGAAGCGCCAACACGAGATCTTTCTCGTTCTGTTTCACCAGCAGGTGTTCAATATTTTTCTCGATGAGATCCGAAATGAGAATGGACGCGGTGATCTTGCCGGTGCCGTTGCAGGTAGGGCAAACTTCCTTCGTGGCGATGTTCATCTGCGGGCGAACACGCTCGCGGGTGATTTGCATAAGCCCGAATTTCGACAGGGGCAACACGGTGGATTTCGCCTTGTCGTCCATCATCTCATCTTTCATGATCTTAAAGATGAGCTTCTTGTTCTCGGGGTTCTTCATGTCGATGAAGTCCACCACGATGATCCCGCCCATATCGCGCAACCTAAGCTGACGGGCAATCTCTTTGGCGGCCTCCATATTCACGGAGAGCGCCGTCGTTTCCTGGTTTTCTTCCCGGTTCGACTTGTTGCCGCTGTTCACGTCGATGACGTGGAGGGCTTCCGTGTGCTCGATGATGAGATAACCTCCCGCACGCAAGCTCACGGTTTGTCCGAAAGCCGATTTGATCTGGCGTTCGATGCCGTA carries:
- a CDS encoding Fpg/Nei family DNA glycosylase, with protein sequence MPELPEVESFKRYFDKTSLGQKIKHVRLAAPGMLFHSTEKDVLDNLEGNTFTETRRHGKFFFALLKRNGALMLHFGMTGDLVYYKPDKNSLTRFALLIEFANGKNLAFQDTRKLGMIGWVDDVDAFIQRQGYGEDALKISEKEFVASLRKRKTAIKTAIMNQRVVAGVGNEYSDEILFRARIHPESPANALREAQLKEIHSHMKSVLKVAVKKRADQKEMSEFFFLENRKAGLKCPEGCKGFTEFKTIGGRSAYFCPACQKLYTQRPSNRQALRKSIRK